In Symmachiella dynata, the following are encoded in one genomic region:
- a CDS encoding DoxX family protein yields MNGSKKLRITGWVLSLLISLFLIFASASGKFTEWEGKAEMFAKMGWSEEVMVKIGIVEVAIAVLFLIPRTAFVAAILLAAYLGGATATHVRAGEAFFFPIIIGVVAWIALGLRQPDVFRLAFGSNTSYDADRGHN; encoded by the coding sequence ATGAATGGGTCAAAGAAACTGCGAATAACGGGATGGGTGTTGAGTCTTCTCATTTCCCTGTTTTTGATATTCGCCAGTGCATCGGGCAAGTTTACGGAGTGGGAAGGCAAAGCAGAGATGTTTGCCAAGATGGGATGGAGCGAAGAGGTAATGGTCAAGATCGGCATTGTCGAAGTTGCCATCGCTGTGCTGTTTTTGATACCACGGACTGCATTCGTCGCGGCGATTCTGCTTGCAGCCTACTTGGGCGGCGCGACAGCAACGCACGTCCGCGCAGGTGAAGCATTCTTCTTCCCAATCATCATCGGTGTGGTTGCCTGGATCGCACTGGGTTTGCGCCAACCGGACGTATTCCGCCTCGCATTTGGTAGTAACACAAGTTACGACGCTGATCGAGGTCATAATTGA
- a CDS encoding RNA polymerase sigma factor, translating to MSQDHPPNEADQFGEIYRRVSRRVFATLVRLIRDFDLAEEMLHEAFTIALQQWPIDGVPANPYSWLVSTARHKAIDTIRRRSRFTAAQPELLARLQAVKEDNQALAQSDIEDDRLRLIFTCCHPAIDPKVQVTLTLREVCGLTTEEIAAAFLVSPPTMAQRIVRGKAKIRDAGIPYAVPSLPDLPERLDSVLAVIYLVFNEGYSASAGDTVARRDLSAEAIRLARLLLELLPDAEAMGLLALMLLHESRCSARTTPEGDIVLLEDQDRSRWDRELIDEGKRLVERAMATRRIGSYTIQAAISAVHSDATTAKATDWSQIVALYDILVRAEPSPVVELNRAVAVAMRDGPEAGLQLIDAILQRGELTDYYLAHSARGELLRRLQRHAAARAAFEQSMALTRQEPERRFLSRKIKELKST from the coding sequence ATGTCCCAGGATCATCCCCCAAACGAAGCGGATCAATTCGGCGAGATTTATCGTCGTGTGTCTCGGCGCGTTTTTGCAACTCTTGTTCGATTGATTCGTGACTTCGACTTGGCCGAAGAGATGCTGCACGAGGCATTTACGATTGCACTGCAGCAGTGGCCAATTGATGGAGTTCCAGCAAACCCCTATTCTTGGCTGGTTAGCACGGCTCGTCATAAAGCGATTGACACCATTCGTCGACGGAGTCGATTCACTGCAGCACAACCGGAACTGCTGGCCCGCCTGCAAGCCGTGAAAGAGGACAATCAGGCATTGGCTCAGTCGGACATTGAGGACGATCGCCTGCGTTTAATTTTCACCTGCTGCCATCCGGCAATCGATCCGAAAGTCCAAGTTACGCTCACGCTTCGCGAAGTCTGCGGCCTGACGACCGAAGAGATTGCAGCGGCGTTTCTTGTCTCACCGCCTACAATGGCACAGCGGATCGTGCGGGGTAAAGCAAAGATTCGCGACGCGGGCATTCCTTACGCCGTTCCCTCACTCCCCGACCTGCCGGAACGACTCGATTCCGTATTGGCTGTGATCTACCTCGTTTTTAATGAGGGATACTCTGCCTCCGCGGGTGACACGGTGGCGCGGAGGGATCTCTCCGCAGAGGCGATTCGTCTGGCGCGGTTGCTGCTTGAATTACTGCCGGATGCGGAGGCAATGGGACTGCTGGCGTTGATGCTGTTGCACGAATCGCGATGCTCGGCACGCACGACTCCCGAAGGTGACATCGTGTTGCTTGAAGATCAGGACCGGAGTCGTTGGGATCGTGAACTCATCGACGAGGGAAAACGACTCGTTGAGCGGGCAATGGCAACCCGGCGAATTGGTTCCTACACGATCCAAGCAGCGATTTCAGCGGTACACTCAGACGCTACGACTGCAAAGGCAACGGATTGGTCGCAGATTGTCGCTTTGTACGACATCTTAGTTCGCGCGGAACCCTCGCCAGTGGTCGAATTGAATCGCGCCGTCGCAGTCGCGATGCGCGATGGCCCTGAAGCGGGACTGCAGTTGATTGATGCGATTCTTCAGCGTGGCGAACTGACGGACTACTACCTTGCGCATTCGGCTCGGGGGGAACTACTGCGACGACTGCAAAGGCATGCCGCCGCACGCGCCGCGTTTGAGCAATCCATGGCCTTGACGCGGCAGGAGCCGGAACGACGCTTCCTCAGCCGCAAAATCAAGGAACTCAAGAGCACCTAG
- a CDS encoding SDR family oxidoreductase → MAFDVKNKTVLVTGANRGIGKSILEEALNRGAKKVYAAVRQIESAESLVAEHGDKVVPIRVDLEDADSITAAAQTAADVDVVVNNAGVLKQKSAIDAGAIEALQYEINTNVYGLMRVAQAFSPVLKSNGGGAFVQLNSVASVKTFSNMATYCASKAASYSITQGLRDSLREQGTLVVSVHPGPIQTDMGQEAGFGDMAASPSLVATATFDAIAEGHFHVWPDPMAEQVGAAYQSFAENVVEADMQEN, encoded by the coding sequence ATGGCATTCGACGTGAAAAACAAAACCGTTCTGGTCACCGGCGCCAATCGTGGAATCGGAAAATCGATTCTGGAAGAAGCCCTGAACCGGGGAGCTAAAAAAGTCTATGCCGCTGTGCGTCAAATCGAATCGGCCGAATCGCTCGTTGCGGAACATGGTGACAAAGTCGTACCCATTCGTGTTGATCTAGAGGATGCGGATTCAATCACCGCCGCCGCTCAGACTGCCGCCGATGTGGACGTCGTTGTGAACAACGCGGGAGTACTCAAGCAGAAATCGGCCATCGATGCGGGGGCGATCGAAGCTCTTCAGTATGAAATCAATACGAATGTCTACGGTTTGATGCGCGTTGCTCAAGCATTTTCTCCAGTATTGAAATCAAATGGCGGCGGGGCATTCGTGCAGCTCAACAGTGTCGCATCGGTCAAAACGTTCTCGAACATGGCCACGTATTGCGCATCGAAGGCAGCAAGTTATTCCATCACGCAAGGCTTACGAGACTCGCTGCGGGAGCAAGGTACGCTTGTCGTCAGCGTGCATCCCGGACCGATTCAAACCGACATGGGACAAGAAGCAGGCTTTGGCGACATGGCTGCTTCGCCATCCTTGGTTGCCACGGCAACCTTCGATGCGATTGCCGAAGGTCACTTCCATGTCTGGCCCGACCCGATGGCCGAACAAGTGGGCGCAGCTTATCAAAGTTTTGCCGAGAACGTTGTTGAAGCGGACATGCAAGAAAACTGA
- a CDS encoding carboxymuconolactone decarboxylase family protein: protein MTDFAVHTIEDAPEKSKSMLESSKKAYGTVPNLHAVMAESPALLEAYKTVSNIFDKQTNLTATEQQIIAMTNNRLNGCTYCMAAHTSIMQGAKVAEDVITALRDGTPIADPKLEALRVFAEKVNVKRGLLDVGDIEAFLAAGYTKQTVFDVIVGTAYKVLSNYTNHVAETPLDKMFAKNEWSAEPHPA, encoded by the coding sequence ATGACAGATTTTGCAGTTCACACGATTGAAGATGCCCCGGAAAAAAGCAAGTCGATGTTGGAAAGCAGCAAGAAGGCCTATGGCACGGTGCCCAACCTGCACGCCGTCATGGCGGAATCGCCAGCGCTGCTGGAAGCGTATAAGACGGTCTCCAACATTTTTGACAAGCAGACAAACCTAACCGCGACCGAGCAACAGATCATTGCCATGACCAACAACCGTTTGAACGGGTGCACATATTGCATGGCAGCTCACACATCCATCATGCAAGGTGCGAAGGTGGCCGAGGATGTGATTACCGCCCTGCGTGACGGCACACCGATCGCTGATCCGAAACTAGAAGCCCTGCGCGTCTTCGCGGAGAAAGTTAATGTCAAACGCGGCTTGTTGGATGTCGGCGACATCGAAGCGTTTCTGGCGGCCGGATACACCAAGCAAACTGTCTTTGACGTGATCGTGGGTACGGCCTACAAAGTGTTGTCGAACTACACCAATCATGTTGCTGAGACACCGCTTGACAAGATGTTCGCTAAAAACGAGTGGAGTGCGGAGCCGCATCCAGCCTAG
- a CDS encoding TetR/AcrR family transcriptional regulator codes for MPWEKSFDESDVIEQAMEVFWEKGYAATSISDITEATGIKRGSLYNAFAGKDDLFLQSLLKYDSGRRKERLRQLEKIDDPRESISRFFDFAVQRALKDPHKKGCLLINTALECEQHDEEVRKIVRDASREMSAFFEKQIRRGQKLGVIPSTIEPRETGRALYALLVGIIVLGRGTFGKTALQQMAAQAARLIS; via the coding sequence ATGCCGTGGGAAAAGTCATTTGATGAATCGGATGTCATCGAGCAGGCGATGGAGGTCTTTTGGGAGAAAGGCTACGCCGCCACGTCGATTTCTGACATCACCGAGGCGACAGGCATCAAACGCGGCAGTCTCTACAACGCGTTTGCCGGCAAGGATGACCTCTTTTTGCAATCACTGCTGAAATACGACAGCGGTCGCAGGAAAGAGCGACTGCGGCAGTTGGAGAAGATCGATGACCCGCGTGAATCAATTTCGCGGTTCTTTGACTTTGCTGTCCAACGTGCGCTGAAAGACCCCCATAAAAAGGGGTGCCTGCTCATCAACACTGCACTTGAATGTGAGCAACACGATGAAGAGGTCCGCAAGATCGTCCGCGATGCATCGCGCGAGATGTCCGCCTTCTTTGAAAAACAAATCCGACGGGGGCAGAAGTTAGGTGTCATCCCCAGCACAATCGAGCCGCGAGAAACCGGAAGAGCGCTATACGCACTGTTGGTCGGCATCATCGTATTGGGGCGTGGCACGTTTGGGAAAACAGCGCTTCAGCAGATGGCGGCACAGGCGGCGCGTTTGATTTCCTGA
- a CDS encoding DUF4256 domain-containing protein → MKTPAKKKKLSAKQRDALYEALQARFEGNATRHPGIKWVKVQDRLEAHPPKLWSLHEMESTGGEPDVVGHDKQTGEYIFYDCSAESPQGRRSVCYDREGQESRKQHQPKNNAIDMATAMGIEVLTEQQYQELQQLGEFDLKTSSWLQTPHEVRELGGAIFGDRRFGRVFVYHNGAQSYYAVRAFRGSLRI, encoded by the coding sequence ATGAAGACGCCCGCTAAAAAGAAGAAACTGTCAGCAAAACAGCGTGACGCGTTGTATGAAGCCCTGCAGGCTCGCTTTGAGGGGAACGCAACCCGGCATCCGGGGATCAAGTGGGTGAAGGTTCAAGACAGGCTGGAAGCTCATCCCCCAAAGCTGTGGTCGCTCCATGAGATGGAGAGCACGGGCGGCGAACCCGATGTGGTTGGTCACGATAAACAGACAGGCGAATATATCTTTTATGATTGTTCGGCGGAAAGTCCCCAAGGCCGCAGAAGCGTCTGCTACGATCGCGAAGGACAAGAGTCGAGGAAACAACATCAACCGAAAAACAATGCGATCGATATGGCAACTGCCATGGGGATTGAGGTGTTAACAGAGCAGCAGTATCAAGAATTGCAGCAACTTGGGGAGTTCGATTTAAAAACATCGAGCTGGCTACAAACGCCGCATGAAGTGCGGGAACTCGGCGGAGCAATTTTTGGTGATCGCCGCTTCGGCCGCGTCTTCGTCTATCACAACGGAGCGCAGTCTTACTATGCCGTGAGAGCATTCCGTGGTTCGTTAAGGATTTAG
- a CDS encoding SDR family oxidoreductase codes for MTKYAVTAASGQLGSEIVKATIEAVGKDQVIGLARTPSNAESLDIEILPGDYDLPNDLENSLQGIDTVLLVSGMAAPEKRIGQHRNVIEAAKKAGVSKIVYTSVQGAEENTAFSPIIHSNRQTEADVRNSGLQWAIGRNGIYIEPDVEYIETYKQRGEIVNSAGDGKCGYTTRPELADAYARMLTESVHNGHTYNLHGEPLTQQQLADYLNDAFGTDLKYRAMSVADYREERIAELGEFMGSVIAGIYEGIRNGAANNESHFAIAAGRAHQSWPEYFDGLKAKTTNS; via the coding sequence ATGACAAAATATGCAGTGACGGCAGCCAGCGGTCAGCTTGGTTCCGAAATCGTAAAAGCCACCATCGAGGCTGTCGGCAAAGACCAGGTGATCGGGTTGGCCCGCACGCCCAGCAATGCGGAATCGCTTGATATCGAAATCCTGCCGGGCGATTACGACTTGCCGAATGACCTGGAAAATTCGCTACAAGGAATCGACACCGTTCTACTCGTTTCTGGAATGGCGGCGCCGGAAAAGCGGATTGGTCAGCACCGCAATGTGATCGAAGCAGCTAAAAAGGCTGGTGTGAGCAAGATTGTCTACACCAGCGTCCAAGGTGCTGAGGAGAATACGGCGTTCTCTCCGATCATTCATAGCAACCGCCAAACAGAAGCAGATGTCCGCAATAGCGGCCTGCAGTGGGCCATTGGTCGCAACGGCATCTACATCGAGCCCGATGTCGAGTACATCGAGACGTACAAACAACGTGGCGAGATTGTGAACAGTGCGGGGGACGGAAAGTGCGGCTACACGACACGCCCCGAACTGGCTGATGCCTACGCCCGCATGCTGACAGAGTCGGTACACAACGGCCACACCTACAATTTGCATGGCGAACCGCTCACGCAGCAGCAATTGGCCGACTATTTGAACGACGCCTTCGGTACGGATTTGAAATACCGGGCAATGTCTGTCGCCGATTATCGCGAGGAACGTATCGCAGAACTTGGCGAGTTCATGGGGAGTGTGATTGCCGGGATCTACGAAGGCATCCGTAACGGTGCAGCGAACAATGAAAGCCACTTTGCGATTGCGGCCGGTCGCGCTCACCAGAGCTGGCCAGAGTATTTTGACGGGCTAAAAGCTAAGACAACGAACTCCTGA
- a CDS encoding zinc-dependent alcohol dehydrogenase family protein, producing MQAMLIRDYGENAVFEAAEVEKPEVKSGHVLVKIAASSVNAVDTMIRKMGEELPLAPQTPAILGMDFAGTVEAVGDGVQDYSIGDEVYGCAGGLADLPGTLAEDIVADSNLMAHKPKQLSMQEAAALPLVAITAYEGLMRAGIKEGQKVLVHGGSGGVGHVAIQLAKHFGAQVFSTGGGEKQLALIEKLGATSINYKTESVEQYVDKHTAGAGFDIVFDSVGGANLTNSFTAAALNGQVATTVSMCELDLTPAHFKGLSLHVVFMLIPMLHNFKREQHAEILRNLAQISESGGLTPVLDEQRFSLAEAGQAHARLESGQGMGKVVIEN from the coding sequence ATGCAGGCAATGCTTATCCGTGACTACGGTGAAAATGCAGTTTTTGAGGCTGCAGAGGTTGAAAAGCCGGAGGTCAAATCTGGTCATGTGTTGGTGAAGATCGCAGCTTCGAGCGTGAACGCGGTGGATACGATGATTCGCAAAATGGGCGAGGAGTTGCCATTAGCCCCCCAGACACCGGCCATATTGGGAATGGACTTTGCCGGCACAGTGGAGGCAGTTGGCGATGGCGTGCAGGATTATTCAATCGGCGACGAAGTCTATGGCTGTGCGGGGGGATTGGCCGATTTGCCGGGCACGTTGGCAGAAGACATCGTTGCCGACAGCAACTTGATGGCCCATAAACCCAAGCAACTCTCCATGCAAGAAGCCGCTGCCTTGCCGCTGGTTGCGATCACAGCCTATGAAGGCTTGATGCGTGCGGGAATCAAAGAAGGCCAAAAAGTCTTGGTGCATGGTGGCTCAGGTGGGGTTGGCCATGTCGCCATTCAATTGGCAAAGCACTTCGGTGCTCAGGTCTTTTCGACTGGTGGGGGAGAGAAGCAACTGGCTTTGATCGAAAAACTGGGGGCAACCAGCATCAACTACAAGACAGAATCGGTTGAACAGTACGTCGACAAACATACAGCGGGAGCTGGCTTTGATATCGTGTTTGATTCAGTGGGCGGCGCAAATCTGACGAACTCATTCACGGCAGCTGCGCTCAATGGTCAAGTTGCCACCACGGTGTCGATGTGTGAACTCGATTTAACCCCGGCCCATTTCAAAGGCTTGTCGCTGCATGTGGTGTTCATGCTGATCCCCATGCTGCACAATTTCAAGCGAGAACAACACGCAGAAATCCTTCGCAATCTGGCTCAAATTTCAGAGTCGGGCGGTTTGACACCTGTGCTGGATGAGCAGCGGTTTTCGCTCGCAGAAGCGGGGCAAGCGCACGCGCGGTTGGAGAGCGGTCAAGGGATGGGTAAAGTGGTTATCGAGAACTAA
- a CDS encoding YciI family protein — protein MKFVCLGFYDANQHAELSEAEGQRMMEACLDYDDELRRGGHFIGGEALQSAENAVTLRIKNGAVDVTDGPYAETKEMLGGILLLEARDLTHAIALMSQHPGVKVGPFEIRPADAEVNALIAARGANIAKDLSGGLNDTAIDLMLGVFRDHLKWLEDTVADIPDERLAEQPGGVVNHPAWTLSHLNASLGFLLSLLDETEGDSAEEENKKYGYGSIPVTDRSHYASQSELLATLKQRHELVDSAVRAKHREYFSRPTPEMLQEFAPTIGRIAIYLLASHESYHLGQLMQWRRAAGFKKG, from the coding sequence ATGAAATTTGTTTGCTTGGGATTCTATGACGCGAATCAACACGCCGAACTTTCCGAAGCGGAAGGCCAGCGGATGATGGAGGCCTGCCTTGACTACGACGACGAGTTGCGGCGTGGTGGGCATTTTATTGGTGGCGAGGCGCTGCAGTCCGCTGAGAATGCTGTGACGCTGCGAATTAAGAACGGTGCGGTTGATGTGACAGATGGGCCGTATGCCGAAACCAAGGAGATGCTGGGGGGGATTCTGCTACTCGAAGCGCGCGATTTGACTCATGCCATTGCGCTGATGTCTCAGCATCCCGGCGTAAAGGTCGGTCCGTTCGAGATTCGTCCAGCTGATGCTGAGGTCAATGCCCTCATTGCGGCTCGCGGAGCAAATATTGCGAAAGATCTAAGTGGAGGCCTTAACGACACTGCAATTGACCTGATGCTGGGCGTATTCCGCGACCATTTGAAATGGCTCGAAGATACGGTTGCAGATATTCCTGACGAGCGACTCGCGGAGCAACCCGGTGGAGTCGTCAATCATCCGGCATGGACGCTCAGCCACCTAAACGCCTCGCTCGGCTTTCTCCTAAGCCTTCTCGATGAAACTGAGGGAGATTCTGCGGAAGAGGAAAACAAGAAATATGGCTATGGCTCGATTCCTGTCACCGATCGCTCCCACTACGCTTCCCAATCCGAACTTCTGGCAACATTGAAACAGCGGCATGAGCTGGTCGATTCTGCTGTACGGGCGAAGCATCGGGAATATTTCTCACGCCCGACCCCGGAGATGCTGCAGGAGTTCGCACCCACCATCGGACGTATCGCCATCTATCTGCTGGCGTCGCATGAGTCGTATCATCTTGGCCAACTCATGCAGTGGCGGCGTGCAGCGGGTTTCAAAAAAGGATGA
- a CDS encoding DUF4437 domain-containing protein translates to MASEVEWKPLNPLRGNKGPQAGTLWGDQTGTGASGFLVKFVDGFSSPPHIHNITYRGVVISGGLFNGDPKGEPMWMRTGSYWTQPVGQPHITAARGPSVAYVEIQEGPYLVLPTEKATDNGERPINLDASNIVWLDASSTSWIDQPAQASSAVGPEIAFLWGKPQKDQISGTLIKLPAGFAGKIQTPDSTFRAVVIQGQPQVKASGQADAKTMAPGSYFSSQNKAEHQIACEAEDGCMIYVRTKGKFNILQSTQPGSDQK, encoded by the coding sequence ATGGCATCCGAGGTCGAATGGAAACCTCTCAACCCTCTTCGTGGCAATAAAGGTCCGCAGGCTGGCACGCTTTGGGGCGATCAAACCGGCACTGGCGCATCCGGTTTTCTTGTCAAGTTCGTGGATGGTTTTTCGTCGCCGCCCCATATTCACAATATCACGTATCGTGGTGTCGTAATCTCCGGGGGCTTGTTCAATGGTGACCCCAAAGGTGAACCGATGTGGATGCGAACGGGCTCCTACTGGACGCAGCCAGTCGGGCAGCCACATATCACAGCTGCCCGAGGTCCCAGCGTAGCATACGTTGAGATCCAGGAAGGTCCCTATCTCGTTCTGCCAACAGAGAAGGCGACTGACAACGGTGAAAGGCCGATCAACCTGGACGCATCCAATATCGTTTGGCTGGACGCATCGAGCACATCTTGGATTGACCAGCCCGCACAGGCATCCTCCGCCGTTGGACCAGAGATCGCTTTTCTTTGGGGGAAACCGCAGAAGGACCAAATCAGCGGCACTCTGATTAAGCTACCGGCTGGATTTGCGGGAAAGATCCAGACACCCGACTCAACCTTCCGTGCTGTCGTGATCCAGGGCCAGCCACAAGTCAAAGCGTCAGGCCAAGCGGACGCCAAAACCATGGCTCCGGGTAGCTACTTTAGTTCGCAAAATAAGGCGGAGCATCAGATTGCATGCGAAGCAGAAGACGGCTGCATGATCTACGTGCGAACCAAGGGCAAGTTCAACATTCTCCAATCAACTCAACCAGGGAGTGACCAGAAATGA
- a CDS encoding haloacid dehalogenase type II, translated as MSRPKIIVCDVNETLLDLAPLKKSVGKALNGREELLPLWFSTMLHYSLVETLSDNYHSFGEIGTAALMMVAKTQGIDLEYEEAKAAIVTPLRSLPPHPDVVEGLKALKENGYRLVSLTNSSAVGVETQFKNAGLIDLFEKRYSIQSIKKFKPHPDTYRMVLNDLDVQPEEVLMVAAHAWDLAGAKNVGLQTAFVKRPGKTLYPNVPKPDYVVSDLKELVRVLKKQ; from the coding sequence ATGTCGCGACCCAAAATCATAGTCTGTGACGTGAATGAGACCTTGCTTGATCTTGCTCCCTTGAAGAAGTCTGTGGGGAAGGCGTTGAACGGGCGGGAAGAGTTATTGCCGCTGTGGTTCTCGACGATGCTCCACTATTCGCTGGTGGAAACACTGAGTGACAACTACCACAGCTTTGGAGAAATCGGTACGGCGGCATTGATGATGGTCGCCAAGACGCAGGGGATTGATCTTGAATACGAAGAGGCAAAAGCAGCGATCGTAACACCACTGCGATCGCTGCCTCCCCATCCCGATGTCGTCGAAGGGCTCAAAGCACTCAAAGAGAACGGGTATCGACTGGTTAGTTTGACCAATTCCTCAGCCGTGGGAGTGGAAACTCAGTTTAAGAACGCGGGGCTCATCGATTTGTTCGAGAAACGCTATAGCATCCAGAGCATCAAGAAATTCAAGCCACACCCCGACACTTACCGCATGGTCCTCAACGACCTCGACGTCCAACCCGAGGAAGTCCTGATGGTCGCCGCCCACGCCTGGGATTTGGCCGGTGCCAAAAATGTGGGACTACAGACAGCTTTTGTAAAACGCCCGGGAAAGACACTCTATCCAAACGTGCCAAAACCAGATTACGTAGTAAGTGACCTCAAGGAGCTTGTGCGAGTCCTGAAAAAACAGTGA
- a CDS encoding YciI family protein — MKVMVIVKATKSSEAGELPSAELLQAMGQFNEELVKAGIMQTGDGLKPSSEGKRVTFRGQSRTVTDGPFAETKELIAGYWLWQVDSMEQAVEWVKKCPNPMQEESDIEIRPLFEMEDFAENDPEGKVAAHEEGLRQTIAMQSSIVQPYLFFSGRCEEALEFYKKSLGATVTMLMRFHESPDPVPEDMLQPGFENKVMHASFHIGKMMLMASDGCGDGTNFEGFRLALSVSTEEECNRAFAALAEGGTVDMPLEKTFWSPRYGIVTDKFGVGWMVMVPGEPN, encoded by the coding sequence ATGAAGGTCATGGTCATCGTAAAAGCCACGAAAAGTTCGGAAGCGGGGGAATTGCCTAGTGCGGAATTGCTGCAAGCGATGGGGCAATTCAATGAGGAACTTGTCAAAGCAGGAATCATGCAGACAGGCGATGGATTGAAGCCGAGCTCCGAGGGCAAGCGCGTCACGTTTCGTGGTCAGAGTCGAACCGTGACCGATGGTCCGTTTGCAGAAACCAAGGAATTGATCGCCGGTTATTGGCTCTGGCAGGTCGACTCGATGGAACAGGCTGTGGAATGGGTCAAGAAATGCCCGAACCCCATGCAGGAAGAATCGGACATCGAGATCCGGCCGCTGTTCGAGATGGAAGACTTCGCCGAAAATGATCCCGAGGGAAAGGTTGCGGCTCACGAAGAAGGTCTGCGACAAACAATCGCGATGCAATCCAGCATCGTTCAGCCCTATCTGTTCTTTTCCGGCCGCTGCGAAGAAGCACTCGAATTTTATAAAAAATCGCTCGGCGCGACCGTTACCATGCTGATGCGATTCCATGAAAGCCCCGATCCCGTCCCTGAAGACATGCTTCAGCCGGGATTTGAGAACAAGGTCATGCATGCTTCATTCCACATCGGAAAAATGATGCTGATGGCCTCAGACGGGTGCGGCGACGGGACAAATTTTGAGGGCTTTCGCCTCGCATTGTCCGTGTCAACGGAAGAGGAATGCAATCGCGCATTCGCAGCCCTCGCCGAGGGGGGAACCGTGGACATGCCGCTCGAAAAAACCTTCTGGTCACCACGATACGGCATTGTGACGGACAAATTCGGCGTCGGCTGGATGGTGATGGTGCCCGGCGAACCGAATTGA
- a CDS encoding VOC family protein, with amino-acid sequence MTTIQTITPCFWFDGNAEEAVQFYVSIFDDSRIHHKMVNHDAWPGGKAGDVVVIEFEIAGQRYQALNGGPNEPFNDRVSLSVCCKDQSEVDRYWDALIVDGGKPVMCGWLNDKYGMRWQIVPEEFFELVNDTDTEKSRRVMQAMQQMVKLDVAKLKQAYEGKS; translated from the coding sequence ATGACGACAATACAAACCATCACTCCCTGCTTTTGGTTTGACGGCAATGCCGAAGAAGCGGTGCAGTTTTACGTGTCGATTTTCGATGATTCCAGAATCCACCACAAGATGGTAAATCATGACGCTTGGCCGGGCGGCAAGGCGGGCGATGTCGTTGTCATCGAATTTGAAATAGCCGGTCAGCGGTATCAGGCTCTCAACGGCGGCCCGAACGAACCGTTCAACGACCGTGTCTCTTTGTCGGTGTGTTGCAAGGACCAATCGGAAGTGGATCGCTACTGGGATGCACTCATCGTGGATGGTGGAAAACCGGTGATGTGCGGATGGCTCAACGACAAATATGGGATGCGTTGGCAGATCGTGCCTGAAGAGTTCTTCGAGCTGGTCAATGACACTGACACTGAAAAGTCCCGTCGCGTGATGCAGGCAATGCAGCAGATGGTGAAACTTGATGTGGCGAAACTAAAGCAAGCCTACGAGGGAAAATCATGA
- a CDS encoding YciI family protein, with translation MKYMLLIYGAEDCWTEEERKECMIESMGISNELEAQGKLISSNPLHSVTTATSVQVREGKRQVTDGPFAETTEQLGGYYLIDVEDLDEAIAIAARLPPAKKGTVEIRPLFPLPVLSEG, from the coding sequence ATGAAATATATGCTACTGATTTACGGAGCTGAAGATTGCTGGACCGAAGAGGAACGCAAGGAGTGCATGATTGAGTCGATGGGCATTAGTAATGAGCTTGAGGCGCAAGGCAAATTGATCTCATCAAATCCCCTGCATTCTGTCACCACGGCAACCAGCGTTCAGGTTCGTGAGGGCAAACGTCAGGTCACGGACGGTCCGTTTGCGGAAACCACCGAGCAACTCGGTGGCTATTATCTGATCGATGTCGAGGATCTCGACGAAGCCATTGCCATCGCAGCACGCCTTCCGCCCGCAAAGAAAGGGACCGTGGAAATTCGCCCCTTATTTCCGTTGCCTGTCCTTTCGGAAGGATGA